One window from the genome of Octopus sinensis unplaced genomic scaffold, ASM634580v1 Contig13273, whole genome shotgun sequence encodes:
- the LOC115229622 gene encoding uncharacterized protein LOC115229622 — MEGEDEGRTILVSGIPTDFRLEAIQSYFENKSRSSGGPIKGKPERIQDSEEVIITFESEKDAENVVQRKVHNVSKHKLHVDWYKNLVWQEDAVIVSNGPKDMSEKMLIDFLEKTGKLDIVYVSPGRKAGTFLVYCQNEIDFEYVQRMCQNTP; from the exons ATGGAAGGAGAAGATGAGGGCAGAACGATATTGGTGTCAGGAATCCCAACTGATTTCCGTTTGGAAGCCATTCAGTCTTATTTTGAGAACAAGAGTAGATCAAGTGGAGGACCTATTAAAGGAAAGCCAGAACGGATCCAAGATTCTGAGGAAGTTATTATCACTTTTGAATCGGAAAAAG ATGCAGAAAATGTTGTCCAAAGGAAGGTCCATAATGTAAGCAAACATAAACTTCATGTGGACTGGTATAAAAATCTAGTCTGGCAAGAAGATGCAGTGATTGTGTCAAATGGCCCCAAAGACATGTCGGAAAAAATGTTAATTGATTTTTTGGAAAAGACAGGAAAATTGGATATTGTATATGTTTCCCCTGGAAGAAAAGCTGGAACTTTTCTTGTGTATTGCCAAAATGAAATTG